GCCATTTCGGATGTCAGATCGATCATCGAATCGGTACGCGCGCTTGAACTCACCCTCACGCTATCATGGCGCGAGAGCAGCTCATCGAGCCTTCATTGGCGCAACGGCCAGCACAGGCAGGCCCAAGGTCCGTCCAGCCGATGCCGGCGTCGGAAAACCCCGCCGAGTGAACACCCGCAGCAAACCGACACACAGGGCCGTAAATCCGGCGAACAGGAAGACAGCGGCCAGCAACGGGACCTTCATGCTCTTGCCGTCCGAGGGCGGCACGGCCCGCTCGATGACGGTGACATTGTCGGCACCGGCCTTGACCAGTTCATTGTCGGCCCGGCTCTGGGTCTCGCGCTGCTGGAACTCGCGCACGCTGGTCGTCAGCACCTCGCGGTTGCCGGCCAGGGTCGCGTTCGAGGATTCCAGCTGGGTCATCCGCGTCTGACGCGCCAGAATTTCAGCCAGCTGCTGATCCAGCACGGCCAGTCTTGCCGCCAGGGAATCCCGTTCGGCCCGCGTGTTGATGCGATTGGTTTCCAGCTCGACCCAGACCGGATTGGGTCCGATACGGACCTCCTTGGGTCCCACAGCCGTACCCTGCGCCACATAGTCCTCCAGCTGGGCGATCTGGGCGTCGATGTCGCGGACGGGCTGGGAGTCGGGCGTGTAGCGGGCCAGGAGGTTCTCACGCTCGGTCCTGCGCTGCAGGATGAGATCCTGGGCCGAAATGTTCAGATCTTGTTGCAGCGTAACTTCGGCCGGCGTGGCGGCCTGTTGGGCCACCAGGGTGTTCAGGCGACGATCGGTCTGGCTCAGCTGGGCCTGGACCGCCAGACGATCGGCGAAGACGGTCTGATAGCTCAGCGCCAGGCCCGCCTTGGCCGCAGCGAAATCGCCGATGTTCTCCGACATCAGGAATTCATCATAAGCGGCATCGGCCTGGGCCAGTTCGTCCTCGAACACCTCGCGCTGGGCGCGGATGGCGGGGGTGGTCTGGTCCTGAAAGACTTCCCGGCGGTAGATGAGGTACTGGTCGATCACGGCGTTCAGAACCGTGGCGGCCACATCGGGATCATCCGCCTGATAGCTGACACCGATCACCGCGCTGAGCGGAACCGTCGCAACCCCCAAGCCGCCCGCAATGGCCTTCAGCGCCGCCGCTTCGCGGGCTGCGGGAGGCGCGTTGCCGGTGTTGGGTCCCAGGATCGCATCGGGCCCTAGCGCCCGCACCACGCGACGGCGCACTTCCTGGCTGCCCAGGATGGCAGCCTCGGACTGGGCGACCTCACCCTGAGTGGGGGCCTGACCGCGCTCGCCCGTGCCAACGCGCGGCTGATAGACATATTCCTGGCCCACGCCCGCATAGACCTTGCCTGACGCTGTGTAGGTCTTCTTCAGGGTCAGGACCGCCGCCGTACCGAGCGCAAACACCGCCAGGAAGACGACGATCATCAGAAGCATTTCACGCAGGAGCAGCCCGATGACGTCGAAGACGCCATAGCGCGGTCGGACTGTGGCATAGGCCGTCGAGCGCATGAGCTTGGGCGAATCCGGCGAACGGTTTACGAGATGCGAAGCTTTCGCCCCTTCGCGTTAACCACTGGTTACCCCTAAGCGACGACGCTGGGGCCATCCGATTAACCGGACCGCACTGCACGCACGCCATGACCGTTGATCGTCGTCTTGTCCTGTTGACCCTCGCAGCCGCGGCCCTGGCGGGATGCGGCACGCGCGGTGCCGTCATGGGCCAAGACCGCGTGAGCACGAGCGGTTTTGAAGACATCGCCTTTGCCGACTGGACGGATGCGGAGCCGGAATATCTGCTGTACCCCGGCGATGAGATCGAGGTGGCGACGCCAACGGCCACCGAACTGACCCGAACCCTTAAAGTCGGGCCCGACGGCCGGATTGCCCTGCCCCTGATCGGCCAAGTCATGGCCGCAGATCGAACCTTGGCGGAGCTGGAGCGGGACGTCAGCGGGGCCTATGCCTCACAGCTCGTCAGGCCGGTCGTGGAGGTCACATTACGGCAAGCCGGTCCGATGAAGGTCTGGGTCGACGGCGAGGTCCGCACGCCGGGTGTCTATGACATGCCGGGCGATATTGATGCCTATCAGGCGGTCATCATGGCTGGCGGCTATCTGCCAACAGCCCAGAGCCGGGAGATCGCCCTGATCCGCCGCGGTCCCGGCGGGCGGCGGATGATGCGGGTCATCGACCTGCGCCCCCGGCGTGGGGAGGTCGTCGCCTTGCGACGTGGCGATATCATCTTCGTCCCGCGCACGACGCTGGGGGAGCTCGCCAACTTCTTCACCCAGATCCGGAACGCCTTGCCGGTCGGCTTCAGCTATTCGATCAACGGCGGCGGTTACGCCCAGTTCTGAACAGGCGGGCGTCAGGCAGCCAGTTGAACTGCGCCACGGTCGATCCAACGGCGCGCAGCGCGCTGGGCCTCGGCGATTTCATCGCCGTCCATTTCCTGGCTGATCTCGCGGCGATAGATGCGCGCCTCTTGCGAGCCCTTCAGGGCCGCCAGGTTGAAGATCATGTGGGCCGACACTCGGTCCATGGGCGCCCCACCCTGACCCGTCGAGTACATCATGCCCAGGCGAAACAGCGCATCGCCGTCCATGTCGGGTGTCGGCAGCGGCAGACCCAGATCGGCGTCTGCAGTGATGGCGTCGGGCGCGATTTCTTGCGCGATCATTACCGTATCCTCCAAGGCCTGGGCCCTTCTGGCCTGCCCCTCTGATACCTGATCAAATACCGACGATTTGAAGTTAAAGTTAACGGCGCTGGCGGGTGCGAATCTTTTCTGTAAACGGCTGATGAATACTCAAAGGCCCGTTCAGATGTCAGAAACAGTTGGGAAACCTGCCGTTCATCTTCGGCCCTTCGGATGTCGGCCTGGATCAGACAGCCATGACGGATGCAGGCCGCCTTCGCTGGCCTGCCCCTCAGGACTTGGCGCGTTGGCCGAACAGAACCTTTCGCGCTTCTTCAGCCGCCTTGCCAGAGGCCGCCAGATTGGCGCGCAGATGGTCACCCACGGCCCGCCCAGCGATCACGGCAGGGCGTGAGCCGACACGGTCCATCCAGGCCTTCAGATTTGGAAACTCGGCCAGTGACTGCCCCTGATGCTCCGGCAAGATCCAGGGCCAGGCCGCCATATCGGCGATGGAATAGTCTCCAGCCAGGTATTCGCGGTCGGCCAGGCGGCGATCCATCACCCCATAGAGACGATGAGTTTCGTCCGTATATCGGCGCACGCCATAGGCGATCTGACGCTGATCCTTGATGAGGGCGGGCGCGTACTGGCGGAAATGATGGGTCTGCCCCGCCATGGGGCCCAGTCCACTGACCTGCCAGAACAACCACTGGTCCACCTCGGCACGCTTGCGGACATCGGTCGGATAGAAGCGACCCGACTTGTTGCCCAGGTACTGCAGGATAGCTCCGGACTCGAAGAGCGACAGCGGCTGTCCATCCGGACCGTCCGGATCCACGATGGCCGGCATACGCCCATTCGGACTTATGGCTTGGAACTCAGGCTTGAACTGATCGCCGATCCCGATGTTCACCGGCTTCATCTCATAGTGCAGACCCATTTCTTCCAGAGCGATGGAGATCTTCCATCCATTGGGCGTGGGCCAGTACCAGAGTTCGATCGGCCGGGTCATCGCGGGCTCCTGTTCGTGGAGACGACAGGTGGGCGCTTGCCCGCTCCCTCGCAACCTGCCGCGCGGGCTTCCTGACGGTATTGTTCAGGACGCATTCATGCGCGGACACGGACTTTCGCACCATGTTCAACGGGCCGGTACGAATTGTCCGTCGCGGTCCAACAAGGAGAAGGCGTCATGAATCGATTTACACGCGCCGCAGTGATCGCGATCGCTCTCGGCACGACTGCCGTTCCGATGATCGCACAAGCCCAGAGCCGCGATGATCGCCGCGAGCGCCGGGACGACCGACGCGATTATCGCCAGGATCGACGCGACGATCGCCGGGACTTCCGTGAAGAGCGCCGCGACGACCGACGCGACCGCCGCAACGGCCAATACGACAATCGCCGTGACTATCGCGAAGACCGCCGCGACGATCGCCGGGACTTCCGCGAGGAGCGTCGCGAGGATCGTCGGGAGTTCCGTGAGGACCGGCGCTGGGATCGCAACAATCGCGACTGGTGGCGGGGACGTTCGGATTTCCGGGACTATAACGGCCGCCGCAACGGTCAGTGGTATGCCCCAGGTTATGGCTACTACCGGGTTGAGCCGCGGTACTACGGCTATAGCTGGCGTCGCGGCTCGTATCTGCCGCCAGCCTATCACCGCTATGCCGTGCGTGATCCCTACTTCTACAATCTGAGACCGGCTCCGCGGGGCTATCGCTGGGTGCATGTCGACAACGACATCGTCCTTGTCGCGCTGGCCACCGGTCTCATCGCCGACCTGGTGTTCGACATCTGGTAGCCGGCGCGGACTGCCGGGCGCGGTGATCTCTGGGTTGCCGCGCCTACCTTCGATCCTCAAACGAGCCGCCCCGTCAGAGGGCGTGCGGAGATCACGAGAATGAAACGCACCTTGATGGTGTTTACGGCGATCGCGTCTTTCGCCATCCCTGCCCTGGCACCTCTTGCTGCGGTAGCTCAAGACGGTCCGGGGCGAGAGAGACGAAGCGAGCGGGGTCAGCGCAACGACCGGACCGACCGCAGTGAACAGGACCGTGGGGACGATTCCGTGCGGCCCCCGCGCCAGGAGCGGCGCGATCGCCCGGCACGCCCAGAACGGCCCCAGACGCCTGATCGTCCGCAAACGCCCGATCGGCCGCAACGTCCTGACCGTCCTGACAGGCCGGACAGGCCGGATAGACCTGACCGGCCCGAACGGCCTCAGACGCCCAATCGGCCGGACAGGCCACAATCTCCGGACCGTCCGGGCAGACCTGATCGGCCCGAGACCCCCACTCGGCCAGACCGTCCCGGCGGATGGAACAACGATCAGGACCGGCCGAACAGGCCCGACCGCCCGAACCGGCCCGGCGGCGGGTGGAACGACGACCGTGGTCGCCCGAATGGCGGCGGCTGGGAGCGTGATCGCGACCGCCCCAACGGTGGGGGCTGGGAGCGCGATCGTGACCGTCCCAACGGTGGGGGCTGGAACCGTGACCGGGACCGGGACCGCGGCGGCGACCGCTATCGCAACCGCGATCGCGAGCGCCACGAATGGCGGCAGCGCTTCAACCGCGACGAATGGCGCAGAAACTGGGATCGTCGTCATCGCTCCGACTGGTGGCGCAACGATCATCGGTTCCGCGGCTGGTCCGGCGTCCGGGTCGGGTTCTACTTTGCGCCCAGCTACGGCTATTACAGCGTTCCAAGAAACTATTGGAACCAGCGCTGGTATGAGGGACAGTATCTGCCGGAGCTCTTCTGGCGCTACCGGCTCGACGACTACAGAACCTATGGTTTGGGTTATCCGCCCGAAGGAACGCGATGGGTGCTTGTCGACAACAGCATCTATCTGATCGACGAGTATGACGGTTACATCATCGATGTGATCCACGACGCCTGGCGCTGGTAAGTCCAAGGTCCGCCCTCGTTGCCCAAGGTGACGGGGGCGGAACTGTGCCTTCTCCCGGCGGCGCTTAGCGCCCATATTGGCGACTCAATGCCTATCCGTCGCCTCCCCCCTGAAACCGTCAATCGCATCGCCGCGGGCGAGGTGGTCGAACGTCCTGCCAGTGCCGTCAAGGAGCTGGTCGAGAACGCCCTGGATGCCGGGGCCACACGGCTGGAGATCCAGGCCGATGGCGGTGGGCTGACCCGCATCCTGATCGCCGACGACGGCCATGGCATGGGGCCCGATCAGTTGGCGCTGGCGATCGAACGCCATGCGACGTCCAAACTGGAGCCCGACGACGCCGGCGACGTCGACCTGCTGCGCATCGCCACCCTCGGCTTTCGCGGAGAGGCCCTGCCTTCGATCGGTTCTGTCGGTCGGTTGACCCTGACCAGCCGCGCCAAGGGGCAGTCGGATGCCCATGCGATTACCGTGGACGGGGGCCAGACCCGTCCTGTCGGCCCTGCCGCCTTTCCCGGACCGCACGGTGCACGGGTCGAGGTGCGGGACCTCTTCTATGCCACCCCGGCCCGGCTGAAGTTCATGAAGTCCGAGCGGGCCGAGGCCATGGCCATCTCCGAAGAGATCAAGCGCCAGGCCATGGCGCATGAGGCCGTGGCCTTTACCCTGGACCTCGATGGCCGGACCACGCTGCGCCTGCCGGCTGAATCGCCGGGTGCCGGGGGCCGGTTGAAACGCCTGGCGGCCCTGCTGGGTCGGGATTTCGAGGCGAATGCCCTGCTGATTGATCAGTCGCGCGATGGCGTACGCCTGTCGGGTTATGCGGGCCTGCCTACCTATTCGCGGGGAAATGCCGCGCACCAGTATCTGTTCGTCAACGGTCGGCCGGTTCGGGACCGGCTGCTGCAAGGGGCCCTGCGCGGGGCCTACGCCGACTTCCTGGCGCGGGATCGGCATCCGGCGGCGGTTCTGTTCCTGGAGATCGACCCGCTGTACGTCGATGTGAATGTCCATCCGGCCAAGGCGGAGGTGCGGTTTCGCGACCCCACCCTGGTCCGTGGCCTGATCGTGGGGGCGCTGCGCCATGCCCTGGCCGGGGCCGGACACCGCGCCTCGACCACGGTCGCCGCCGATGCCCTGGCGGGTTTCAGGCCGCATGACGGACCGGCTTACAGCCCGACATCAGCGTCGGCACAGGGCTTCAGCGGCTGGGCAGGCTGGGCGGCCCCGCAGCCGTCCACCGGCGTCCTGCCCGGACTGAACGAACGGTCGGCGCGGGTCGAGGAGGCGTGGAAACCCGCTGAGGAATTGCGAGACTTCCGAGCGGGGATTTCGACGACAGGAAACGGATACGTCGACGATTTCGGCGACTATCCGCTGGGTGCCGCTCGGGCACAGCTTCACGGAACCTATATCGTCGCCCAGACCCGCGACGGACTTGTGGTCGTGGATCAACATGCTGCCCATGAACGCCTCGTCTATGAGCGGATGAAGGCGCAGATGGCCCAGGGATCGGTCGTCCGTCAGGCCTTGCTGTCACCCGAAGTCGTCGAACTGGATCAGGCCGAGGCCGATCGCGTCGTGGCCAAGGCCGAGGAGTTGGCGCAGCTGGGTTTGATCGTCGAGCCCTTCGGCGCAGGCGCGGTTCTGGTCCGTGAGACCCCGGCCCTGCTAGGAGACACCGATGTTCAAGGCCTGGTCCGCGACATCGCCGACGACCTGTCCGAACACGGCTCTGCCCTGGCTCTGACCGAACGTTTGGGCGAGGTTTGCGGCACCATGGCCTGTCACGGGTCGGTGCGGGCGGGACGGGTGCTGTCGGCCCCCGAGATGAACGCCCTGTTGCGCCAGATGGAGGCCACGCCCCATTCCGGCCAGTGCAACCACGGCCGCCCGACCTATGTCGAGCTGAAGCTGGCCGATCTGGAAAAGCTGTTCGGTCGGAAGTGACCCACCCCACGCCCTGACCGGGCCGGCATCATAGACGCCGCAGGAACATCACGCGGGCCGCGCCATAGTCGCGCGTATCGAGGCGTTCATAGCCGGGCGTGTCGATCTCGGGCTCGTCCGAACCCCGCTCAACCACCACGATGGCACCGGGCTTGAGCCAGTTCCCCTCCAGCAGGCGCGTCAGGGTCTGCTCAGCCAGACCCTGGCGGTAGGGCGGGTCGAGAAAGGCCAGGTCGAACGCCTCTCCGTCAGAGCCGGGCCGCGTCCCGAGGTCGGTCGCACTGCGCCGATGCACGCGCGTGGCCCCCATCAGGCCATAGGCGTCTGCATTTTCCCGGATCGCGCCGCGTGCGGCCTCGTCAGTCTCGACGAACAGGCAGAAGACCGCGCCACGGCTCATCGCCTCGAAACCGAGAGCGCCCGATCCGGCATAGAGGTCGATCACCCGCAGGCCCGTCAGAGGTTCGGCCCAGGACGCATGCTCAAGCACATTGAACACAGCCTGGCGCGCGCGATCAGAGGTGGGACGCGTGCCCATACCCTCCGGCGCCACGATAGACCGCCCCTTCAGCTTTCCCGCCACGATCCGCACGGATCAGCCCTTTCGGGGTCCGCGTGGGCCGCTGGGTCCCTTGGGTCGTCCCGACGTTCCCGAAGGACCGGCCGGACCGCGCGGCTTGAATCCGCCCTTGGCTCGGTCAGAGCCCCCCGACCGAGGTTTGAAGTCCCGCTTTGGCCGGTCCCCGTCAGCA
The genomic region above belongs to Brevundimonas vitisensis and contains:
- the rsmD gene encoding 16S rRNA (guanine(966)-N(2))-methyltransferase RsmD, whose amino-acid sequence is MRIVAGKLKGRSIVAPEGMGTRPTSDRARQAVFNVLEHASWAEPLTGLRVIDLYAGSGALGFEAMSRGAVFCLFVETDEAARGAIRENADAYGLMGATRVHRRSATDLGTRPGSDGEAFDLAFLDPPYRQGLAEQTLTRLLEGNWLKPGAIVVVERGSDEPEIDTPGYERLDTRDYGAARVMFLRRL
- a CDS encoding RcnB family protein, whose product is MKRTLMVFTAIASFAIPALAPLAAVAQDGPGRERRSERGQRNDRTDRSEQDRGDDSVRPPRQERRDRPARPERPQTPDRPQTPDRPQRPDRPDRPDRPDRPDRPERPQTPNRPDRPQSPDRPGRPDRPETPTRPDRPGGWNNDQDRPNRPDRPNRPGGGWNDDRGRPNGGGWERDRDRPNGGGWERDRDRPNGGGWNRDRDRDRGGDRYRNRDRERHEWRQRFNRDEWRRNWDRRHRSDWWRNDHRFRGWSGVRVGFYFAPSYGYYSVPRNYWNQRWYEGQYLPELFWRYRLDDYRTYGLGYPPEGTRWVLVDNSIYLIDEYDGYIIDVIHDAWRW
- a CDS encoding GumC family protein, translated to MRSTAYATVRPRYGVFDVIGLLLREMLLMIVVFLAVFALGTAAVLTLKKTYTASGKVYAGVGQEYVYQPRVGTGERGQAPTQGEVAQSEAAILGSQEVRRRVVRALGPDAILGPNTGNAPPAAREAAALKAIAGGLGVATVPLSAVIGVSYQADDPDVAATVLNAVIDQYLIYRREVFQDQTTPAIRAQREVFEDELAQADAAYDEFLMSENIGDFAAAKAGLALSYQTVFADRLAVQAQLSQTDRRLNTLVAQQAATPAEVTLQQDLNISAQDLILQRRTERENLLARYTPDSQPVRDIDAQIAQLEDYVAQGTAVGPKEVRIGPNPVWVELETNRINTRAERDSLAARLAVLDQQLAEILARQTRMTQLESSNATLAGNREVLTTSVREFQQRETQSRADNELVKAGADNVTVIERAVPPSDGKSMKVPLLAAVFLFAGFTALCVGLLRVFTRRGFPTPASAGRTLGLPVLAVAPMKAR
- the mutL gene encoding DNA mismatch repair endonuclease MutL yields the protein MPIRRLPPETVNRIAAGEVVERPASAVKELVENALDAGATRLEIQADGGGLTRILIADDGHGMGPDQLALAIERHATSKLEPDDAGDVDLLRIATLGFRGEALPSIGSVGRLTLTSRAKGQSDAHAITVDGGQTRPVGPAAFPGPHGARVEVRDLFYATPARLKFMKSERAEAMAISEEIKRQAMAHEAVAFTLDLDGRTTLRLPAESPGAGGRLKRLAALLGRDFEANALLIDQSRDGVRLSGYAGLPTYSRGNAAHQYLFVNGRPVRDRLLQGALRGAYADFLARDRHPAAVLFLEIDPLYVDVNVHPAKAEVRFRDPTLVRGLIVGALRHALAGAGHRASTTVAADALAGFRPHDGPAYSPTSASAQGFSGWAGWAAPQPSTGVLPGLNERSARVEEAWKPAEELRDFRAGISTTGNGYVDDFGDYPLGAARAQLHGTYIVAQTRDGLVVVDQHAAHERLVYERMKAQMAQGSVVRQALLSPEVVELDQAEADRVVAKAEELAQLGLIVEPFGAGAVLVRETPALLGDTDVQGLVRDIADDLSEHGSALALTERLGEVCGTMACHGSVRAGRVLSAPEMNALLRQMEATPHSGQCNHGRPTYVELKLADLEKLFGRK
- a CDS encoding polysaccharide biosynthesis/export family protein; protein product: MTVDRRLVLLTLAAAALAGCGTRGAVMGQDRVSTSGFEDIAFADWTDAEPEYLLYPGDEIEVATPTATELTRTLKVGPDGRIALPLIGQVMAADRTLAELERDVSGAYASQLVRPVVEVTLRQAGPMKVWVDGEVRTPGVYDMPGDIDAYQAVIMAGGYLPTAQSREIALIRRGPGGRRMMRVIDLRPRRGEVVALRRGDIIFVPRTTLGELANFFTQIRNALPVGFSYSINGGGYAQF
- a CDS encoding glutathione S-transferase N-terminal domain-containing protein, with translation MTRPIELWYWPTPNGWKISIALEEMGLHYEMKPVNIGIGDQFKPEFQAISPNGRMPAIVDPDGPDGQPLSLFESGAILQYLGNKSGRFYPTDVRKRAEVDQWLFWQVSGLGPMAGQTHHFRQYAPALIKDQRQIAYGVRRYTDETHRLYGVMDRRLADREYLAGDYSIADMAAWPWILPEHQGQSLAEFPNLKAWMDRVGSRPAVIAGRAVGDHLRANLAASGKAAEEARKVLFGQRAKS
- a CDS encoding SEL1-like repeat protein, which translates into the protein MIAQEIAPDAITADADLGLPLPTPDMDGDALFRLGMMYSTGQGGAPMDRVSAHMIFNLAALKGSQEARIYRREISQEMDGDEIAEAQRAARRWIDRGAVQLAA
- a CDS encoding RcnB family protein, which codes for MNRFTRAAVIAIALGTTAVPMIAQAQSRDDRRERRDDRRDYRQDRRDDRRDFREERRDDRRDRRNGQYDNRRDYREDRRDDRRDFREERREDRREFREDRRWDRNNRDWWRGRSDFRDYNGRRNGQWYAPGYGYYRVEPRYYGYSWRRGSYLPPAYHRYAVRDPYFYNLRPAPRGYRWVHVDNDIVLVALATGLIADLVFDIW